The Benincasa hispida cultivar B227 chromosome 9, ASM972705v1, whole genome shotgun sequence genome has a segment encoding these proteins:
- the LOC120085793 gene encoding pentatricopeptide repeat-containing protein At4g31850, chloroplastic, with the protein MFGTCCNGAFSECQIYVSSYNGLFRGLIWESLGDFQTATLSMANWKKHRKKRKDFCRLALQNPEQVMVVKGKTKIPVSEDEILRVLKSMKGPICALSYFYSISEFPNVLHTTETCNFMLEFLRVHDKVEDMAAIFELMQKKIIRRDLNTYLTIFKALSIRGGLRQVTIALKKMRRAGYILNAYSYNGLIHLLIQSGFCGEALEVYRRMISEGLKPSLKTYSALMVALGKKRDSETVMVLLKEMESLGLRPNVYTFTICIRVLGRAGKIDEAYEIFRRMDDEGCGPDLVTYTVLIDALCNAGRLENAKELFVKMKANGHKPDQVIYITLLDKFNDFGDLDTVKEFWSQMEADGYMPDVVTFTILVDALCKAGDFDEAFATFDVMRKQGILPNLHTYNTLICGLLKAGRIDDALKLLDTMESLGVQPTAYTYIIFIDYFGKSGDTGKAVETFEKMKARGIVPNIVACNASLYSLAEMGRLREAKNMFNGLREIGLSPDSVTYNMMMKCYSKVGQVDEAVNLLSEMIRNGCEPDVIVVNSLIDSLYKAGRVDEAWQMFDRMKDMKLSPTVVTYNTLLSGLGKEGRVQKAVELFESMIKQSCSPNTISFNTLLDCFCKNDEVELALKMFSKMTVTDCKPDVLTYNTVIYGLIKENKVNYAFWFFHQLKKSMYPDHVTICTLLPGIVKCGRIVDAIKIAKDFMYQVQFRVNRSFWEDLMGGTLVEAEMDKAIIFAEELVLNGICREDSFLIPLVRVLCKHKRALYAYQIFEKFTKSLGINPTLASYNCLIGELLEVHYTEKAWDLFQDMKNVGCAPDAFTYNMLLAVHGKSGEVTELFELYKEMISRRCKPDAITYNIVISSLAKSNNLDKALDFYYDLVSSDFRPTPRTYGPLIDGLAKVGRLEEAMWLFEEMSDYGCKPNCAIFNILINGYGKTSDTETACQLFKRMVNEGIRPDLKSYTILVDCLCLAGRVDEALYYFEELKSTGLDPDFIAYNRIINGLGKSQRMEEALSLYNEMRNRGIVPDLYTYNSLMLNLGLAGMVEQAKRIYEELQLAGLEPDVFTYNALIRGYSMSGNPEHAYTVYKNMMVGGCNPNVGTYAQLPNQS; encoded by the coding sequence ATGTTCGGCACTTGTTGCAATGGTGCTTTTAGTGAATGTCAGATATATGTTTCGAGCTATAATGGATTGTTTAGAGGATTGATATGGGAAAGTTTGGGGGATTTTCAAACTGCGACTTTGTCTATGGCGAATTGGAAGAAGCACAGGAAGAAGCGGAAGGATTTTTGCCGGCTTGCGTTGCAAAATCCGGAGCAAGTGATGGTGGTAAAAGGAAAGACGAAAATTCCAGTGTCCGAAGATGAAATTCTTCGGGTTTTGAAATCGATGAAGGGTCCTATATGTGCTCTTTCTTACTTTTACTCCATATCTGAGTTTCCTAATGTTTTGCATACCACTGAGACGTGCAATTTCATGCTTGAATTTTTAAGAGTGCATGACAAGGTGGAGGATATGGCTGCTATTTTTGAATTGATGCAGAAGAAAATTATTAGGAGAGATTTGAACACTTATTTGACTATCTTTAAAGCTCTTTCCATCAGAGGTGGGCTTCGGCAGGTGACAATTGCGCTAAAGAAGATGAGAAGAGCTGGATATATCTTGAATGCATATTCATACAATGGATTGATCCATTTGTTGATTCAATCAGGATTCTGTGGCGAGGCCTTGGAAGTTTATAGAAGAATGATTTCAGAAGGGCTTAAGCCTAGCCTGAAAACATATTCAGCACTTATGGTTGCGTTGGGAAAGAAGAGGGACTCAGAAACGGTAATGGTTCTGTTGAAAGAGATGGAAAGTTTGGGATTGAGGCCAAATGTTTACACATTCACAATATGCATAAGAGTACTAGGGAGGGCTGGGAAAATTGATGAGGCATATGAAATATTTAGAAGAATGGATGATGAAGGTTGTGGACCTGACCTTGTTACTTATACAGTCCTCATTGACGCTCTTTGTAATGCAGGACGGTTGGAAAATGCCAAGGAATTATTTGTAAAGATGAAAGCTAATGGTCACAAACCTGATCAAGTAATCTACATTACTCTGTTGGACAAGTTCAATGATTTTGGAGACTTGGACACCGTTAAAGAATTCTGGAGTCAGATGGAAGCAGATGGGTATATGCCTGATGTAGTTACCTTCACTATTCTTGTTGATGCGTTATGCAAAGCCGGAGACTTCGATGAGGCATTTGCTACATTTGATGTCATGAGAAAGCAAGGTATCTTGCCAAATCTTCATACTTATAACACACTTATTTGTGGGCTTTTGAAGGCGGGTAGAATTGATGATGCACTAAAGCTTTTAGATACCATGGAATCCCTAGGTGTTCAACCTACTGCTTATACatacattatttttattgaCTATTTTGGAAAGTCCGGAGATACTGGCAAAGCTGTTGAGACCTTTGAGAAGATGAAAGCTAGAGGAATTGTTCCAAATATTGTAGCATGCAATGCATCGTTGTATAGCCTTGCTGAAATGGGGAGGCTGAGAGAAGCAAAAAACATGTTCAATGGGCTCAGAGAGATTGGTCTTTCTCCAGATTCGGTGACCTATAACATGATGATGAAGTGCTATAGCAAAGTAGGACAAGTAGATGAGGCAGTGAATTTACTCTCTGAAATGATAAGAAATGGATGTGAACCTGATGTGATTGTGGTTAACTCTTTGATTGATTCACTTTACAAGGCTGGACGAGTTGATGAAGCATGGCAAATGTTTGACAGAATGAAGGACATGAAGCTTTCTCCAACAGTTGTGACCTATAATACGTTACTCTCTGGATTAGGGAAAGAGGGTCGAGTCCAGAAAGCCGTTGAATTATTTGAAAGTATGATTAAGCAAAGTTGTTCTCCAAACACAATATCTTTTAACACGCTCCTGGATTGCTTTTGCAAAAATGATGAGGTTGAATTGGCTTTGAAAATGTTTTCTAAAATGACAGTAACGGACTGTAAACCTGATGTCTTGACCTACAACACCGTTATTTATGGCCTGatcaaagaaaacaaagtaaatTATGCATTCTGGTTCTTCCACCAGTTGAAGAAGTCAATGTACCCTGATCATGTCACAATATGTACCCTCCTTCCTGGCATTGTGAAGTGTGGGCGGATAGTGGATGCTATAAAGATTGCAAAGGATTTTATGTACCAGGTCCAGTTTCGTGTAAATAGATCTTTCTGGGAAGATTTAATGGGAGGTACTTTAGTTGAAGCTGAGATGGACAAGGCTATTATATTTGCTGAAGAATTGGTATTGAATGGGATTTGCAGGGAAGACTCGTTCTTAATACCTCTAGTTAGAGTTTTGTGTAAGCATAAGAGAGCACTTTATGCTTATCAAATATTTGAGAAATTTACAAAGAGTCTGGGAATCAATCCAACGCTGGCTTCATATAATTGTTTGATAGGTGAGCTTCTTGAAGTCCATTACACCGAAAAGGCCTGGGATCTTTTTCAGGATATGAAGAATGTCGGCTGTGCTCCCGATGCTTTTACTTACAACATGTTACTCGCGGTTCATGGAAAGTCTGGAGAGGTCACTGAACTCTTTGAACTGTACAAGGAAATGATTTCAAGGAGATGCAAGCCAGACGCCATAACTTACAACATTGTCATCTCCAGTCTTGCAAAATCTAATAACTTGGATAAGGCTTTAGATTTTTACTATGATCTTGTTAGTAGTGATTTCCGCCCCACTCCTCGTACTTATGGCCCTCTGATAGACGGACTAGCAAAAGTGGGGCGCTTGGAGGAAGCGATGTGGCTCTTTGAAGAGATGTCAGACTATGGATGCAAGCCAAACTGTGCAATATTCAACATTCTGATAAATGGATATGGAAAAACAAGTGATACAGAAACTGCTTGTCAGTTGTTTAAAAGGATGGTGAATGAGGGTATAAGGCCAGACTTGAAATCATATACCATTCTTGTAGATTGCCTCTGCCTTGCCGGAAGAGTTGATGAAGCTTTATATTATTTCGAGGAACTGAAATCGACTGGTCTTGATCCTGATTTTATTGCTTATAATCGTATAATAAATGGTCTCGGAAAATCGCAGAGGATGGAGGAAGCTCTCTCTTTATACAATGAAATGCGAAACAGAGGCATTGTTCCTGACCTGTACACATATAATTCATTGATGCTTAATCTTGGGCTTGCCGGAATGGTAGAACAAGCCAAGAGAATTTATGAAGAGCTTCAACTTGCAGGTTTAGAACCTGATGTCTTCACTTATAATGCTCTGATTCGAGGGTACAGCATGTCGGGGAACCCCGAGCACGCTTATACAGTCTACAAGAACATGATGGTCGGTGGCTGCAACCCCAACGTCGGTACGTATGCACAGCTCCCTAATCAATCTTGA
- the LOC120085553 gene encoding nuclear nucleic acid-binding protein C1D, which translates to MEGGVRDFAVVPEKVMDSVKMTLDNVEQVQTHLISFLSIAEPEVLAQMQPLQRAQSMLLLAKVTTTLFALKLRCSGVLLDDHPIKSELERLSLYQDKLERFIGLSKAPLKRSTTLNYQAATRFIEHSLPDLTQEQKLSMRDISRGKGPKMKQLERNVQKKRKYQSNEKQSVQTAAKEFLEKAARELLGDSNGGLQGPLCGDASDDGLQED; encoded by the exons ATGGAGGGAGGTGTTCGAGATTTTGCTGTGGTGCCCGAGAAAGTGATGGATTCAGTGAAGATGACATTAGACAATGTAGAGCAAGTCCAAACTCACCTTATTTCCTTCTTGTCTATCGCCGAGCCTGAAGTCCTTGCCCAAATGCAGCCTCTCCAACGGGCTCAGTCTATGCTTTTGCTTGCTAAAGTCACTACCACTCTCTTTGCAT TGAAGTTGAGGTGTAGCGGAGTTCTTCTTGATGATCATCCTATCAAATCAGAGCTT GAGAGATTAAGCTTGTATCAAGACAAACTAGAACGGTTCATTGGCCTGAGTAAAG CACCATTGAAGCGTTCTACTACCTTGAACTATCAAGCAGCCACTCGCTTTATTGAGCATTCTCTGCCTGATCTCACCCAAG AGCAAAAGCTGAGTATGAGGGATATTAGTAGGGGAAAGGGGCCAAAAATGAAGCAATTAGAGAGAAACGTACAAAAGAAGAGGAAGTATCAGTCTAATGAAAAACAATCTGTTCAAACTGCTGCTAAGGAATTTCTTGAGAAAGCAGCTCGTGAGCTTCTTGGTGATAGTAATGGAGGTTTGCAGGGTCCACTGTGTGGGGATGCTTCAGATGATGGCCTGCAGGAGGACTGA
- the LOC120085552 gene encoding transmembrane 9 superfamily member 8 produces MATPRSPSIRNFSIAAVLLLLIHGANCFYLPGVAPEDFEKGDELKVKVNKLTSTKTQLPYSYYSLPFCRPEKILDSAENLGEVLRGDRIENSPYVFKMREPQMCSIVGRIKLDAKEAKEFKEKINDEYRVNMILDNLPLVFPIQRQDQESPVVYQMGYHVGLKGQYTASKDEKYFIHNHLAFTVRYHKDVQTDSARIVGFEVKPFSVKHEYEGNWNDKNTRLTTCDPHAKHTVVNSNSPQEVDDGKEIIFTYDVEFQESKVKWASRWDAYLLMSDDQIHWFSIVNSLMIVLFLSGMVAMIMLRTLYRDISKYNELETLEEAQEETGWKLVHGDVFRPPKNSDLLCVYVGTGVQFLGMVVVTMMFAILGFLSPSNRGGLMTAMLLLWVFMGLFAGFASARLYKMFKGTEWKKIALNTAVMFPATIFALFFVLNALIWGQKSSGAVPFGTMFALVFLWFGISVPLVFVGSYVGFKKPAIEDPVKTNKIPRQIPEQAWYMHPAFSVLIGGILPFGAVFIELFFILTSIWLNQFYYIFGFLFLVFIILLITCAEITIVLCYFQLCSEDYLWWWRSYLTSGSSALYLFLYSTFYFFTKLEITKLVSGVLYFGYMLIVSYAFFVLTGTIGFYACFWFTRLIYSSVKID; encoded by the exons ATGGCAACTCCGAGATCTCCATCGATTCGGAACTTCTCCATCGCTGCTGTTCTCTTGCTTCTGATTCATGGAGCTAACTGTTTCTACCTTCCTGGTGTTGCCCCCGAGGACTTCGAGAAG GGAGATGAATTAAAAGTGAAAGTAAACAAATTGACGTCAACAAAGACTCAGCTTCCTTACTCGTATTATTCACTTCCATTTTGCCGTCCAGAAAAGATATTGGACAGCGCAGAGAATCTGGGTGAAGTTCTTCGAGGTGACAGAATTGAAAATTCCCCCTACGTG TTTAAAATGCGAGAACCTCAGATGTGTAGTATTGTTGGCCGGATTAAACTCGATGCTAAAGAAGCAAAGGAGTTCAAAGAGAAGATCAATGATGAATATCGGGTGAACAT GATCCTCGATAATCTTCCCCTGGTTTTTCCAATTCAAAGGCAGGACCAGGAGTCGCCTGTTGTTTACCAAATGGGTTATCATGTTGGGCTTAAAGGCCAATATACTGCG AGCAAAGATGAGAAGTACTTTATCCACAATCATCTAGCATTTACAGTCAGGTATCATAAAGACGTGCAAACTGATTCTGCTAGAATCGTGGGATTTGAGGTCAAACCATTCAG CGTCAAGCATGAATACGAAGGGAACTGGAATGATAAGAATACTCGTCTTACAACCTGCGACCCGCATGCAAAACACACGGTTGTTAATTCCAACTCTCCTCAGGAGGTCGACGACGGAAAGGAAATCATCTTTACCTATGATGTTGAATTTCAG GAGAGTAAAGTGAAGTGGGCTTCTAGATGGGATGCGTATCTTTTGATGAGCGACGATCAAATCCATTGGTTCTCAATCGTCAATTCGTTGATGATTGTTCTCTTTCTCTCCGGCATGGTTGCAATGATTATGCTCCGTACACTATACCGTGATATTTCTAAGTACAACGAACTTGAAACCTTGGAAGAAGCCCAGGAAGAGACAGGGTGGAAGCTTGTCCATGGGGATGTTTTTAGGCCTCCTAAGAATTCAGACCTATTGTGTGTGTACGTTGGAACGGGAGTTCAGTTCTTGGGAATGGTTGTTGTAACAATGATGTTCGCCATCCTTGGGTTCCTCTCCCCTTCAAACAGAGGTGGACTTATGACGGCCATGCTCTTGCTCTGGGTCTTCATGGGTCTTTTTGCTGGCTTTGCCTCAGCTCGTCTCTACAAAATGTTCAAGGGTACAGAATGGAAGAAGATTGCCCTGAACACCGCAGTCATGTTCCCGGCCACCATATTCGCTCTATTTTTCGTTCTAAATGCTCTGATTTGGGGGCAGAAATCGTCCGGAGCTGTGCCTTTTGGAACAATGTTTGCTCTAGTCTTTTTATGGTTCGGTATCTCAGTTCCCCTTGTCTTTGTGGGCAGCTATGTAGGGTTCAAGAAGCCAGCCATTGAAGATCCAGTGAAGACAAACAAAATCCCTAGGCAGATCCCTGAGCAAGCTTGGTACATGCACCCAGCTTTCTCAGTTCTTATTGGAGGAATCCTCCCATTCGGAGCCGTTTTCATTgaactcttcttcatccttACCTCAATTTGGCTGAACCAGTTCTACTACATTTTTGGTTTCCTCTTCTTGGTTTTCATTATCCTCCTCATCACTTGCGCTGAAATCACCATAGTTCTCTGCTACTTCCAGTTGTGCAGCGAAGATTACTTATGGTGGTGGAGATCTTACTTAACCTCAGGCTCATCTGCTCTTTATCTCTTCCTCTATTCCACCTTCTACTTCTTCACAAAGCTTGAAATCACGAAGCTAGTATCTGGAGTATTGTACTTTGGATATATGTTGATTGTTTCATACGCATTCTTTGTGCTCACCGGTACCATTGGCTTCTATGCTTGCTTTTGGTTCACAAGGCTCATCTACTCATCagtgaaaattgattaa
- the LOC120085554 gene encoding uncharacterized protein LOC120085554, giving the protein MQHVSYIFVMQLYTCSNSTSPRISFAQHRPFLISNQLTEAKNFERITHYSTAAENCRDREAEREMGSNEDWRKNADTHKMKPEDVKAAGVEASKTPPGHHPGTVLHQRRSLPYSLTTITVAGVFVVGAIGYLTLYTLKKPEASAKDVAKVATNVAVPEDTKPRK; this is encoded by the coding sequence ATGCAACACGTGTCCTACATATTTGTCATGCAGTTGTATACGTGTTCAAATTCCACCTCTCCAAGAATCTCCTTTGCCCAACACAGGCCATTTCTGATTTCAAATCAACTCACGGAAGCTAAAAATTTTGAACGAATAACACACTATAGTACTGCAGCTGAAAATTGTAGAGACAGAGAGGCAGAGAGGGAGATGGGAAGCAATGAAGATTGGAGGAAAAATGCAGATACGCACAAAATGAAGCCCGAGGATGTAAAGGCAGCAGGAGTGGAAGCCTCCAAGACGCCTCCAGGGCACCACCCTGGCACAGTCCTACACCAGCGGCGGAGCCTCCCTTACAGCCTCACCACCATAACCGTTGCCGGTGTCTTTGTCGTTGGAGCCATCGGATATCTTACCTTGTACACCTTGAAAAAGCCTGAAGCTTCGGCAAAAGACGTAGCCAAGGTCGCTACGAATGTTGCTGTACCTGAAGACACCAAGCCCAGGAAGTAG